The sequence below is a genomic window from Lampris incognitus isolate fLamInc1 chromosome 18, fLamInc1.hap2, whole genome shotgun sequence.
CACATGAAAGCAAATGAAACATCTTCACCTGGTTTGGCTGTATTCCTGAGTGTTGACCAGATGGGGGTGTGGCCTGAACACCAACTCAATCTCCGAGGCCGGCCCGTCTTTGTGACGTCGCACTGGCGGGGCAGGGCTTCCCCCGTCTACCTCGGGACCAGATCCATCATCTGACATACGTGTCCTTTTACGGCTGGGCCCCGCCTCCGAGGAGGCATTCCCGCGGGGCAGGTGGGCATGTGATGGGGCGGAGTCGTGGGAAATGTGCGAGCGGGCGTCGCCGTTTTCCTCCCCACCGCTGAAGGTGGTGTTGTCGCTCTCCTGAGCCGGCCTCCTGACACGATGGGacctggaaagagagagagagagaagaaagagaaggggggggggttaccactTAAGCAATAAACTTACAAATAAATGTTAACATCTGAATTTTTGCACAGCCATCACAAAAACTAGTTAGTAATTAGCAATTCCGCCAGTAataacccaacacacacacacacacacacagattcacacatagggacaatttagtgtggccgattcagctgacctacatgtctttggactgtgggaggaaaccggagcccccggaggaaacccacgcagacacggggagaacatgtaaactccacacagaggacgacccgggaccatccccgaggttggactaccctggagctcgaaccgagaaccttcttgctgtgaggcgaccgcactaaccactgcaccaccgtgccaccccacacACCGAATTCCACCAATTTTCATTAAAAAAATCCAATTCTTCAAGCTACAATCCTGATGATTTACATATGACCAAACCTCCTTTTAGATACCTCCTGTTTCTGACACATTTAATGCAATAGCCAATAATAATTTTTCTTAATTGACAACTCTGTTTCACTTCATTTGGATATTTGGGATCAGATTGGTCAAAGAGCACTGCAATTACCACGTAAAAACAACCACTGTCAGGATAGGGGTGTAGCAATACACCCGTACTGACGATAACCATGATATTTTAAAAATGAAACACTGAcatcatgttaataatacaccatccatccatccatccattatccaaactgcttatcctgtcagggtcgcagggatgctggagcctgtcccagcagtcattgggcggcaggtggtgacacaccctggacaggccgccagaccatcacacagggctgacacacacacacccacacacacacacacacacacacacacacccacacacacacacacacacacacacaggaacaatttagtacggccgattcacctgacctacatgtctttggactgtgggaggaaaccggagcacccggaggaaacccacacagacacggggagaacatacaaactccacacagaggatgacccaggatgacccccaaggttggactaccccggggctcgaacccagaaccgtgttatccactgcgccactgtgccgccttaaCACTGctatattactatattatattaATACTATTTAAGGAACGTTAataaacagaaaaataaaaatctatcACCTGTGACATAAAAATGGATGACGTTTCAGAGCTCCTCCGTAAATTTCTCAAAGTAAGCTTCCAGGGGAGCTCATGTCCTTTTGAGGAGAGCCGAGCTCCCCGTAGTGCCCCAATAATTTCCAACCCAGAATAAGATGCTACAATCATAACAACATCCTATTCAGCTCTACAAAGGCAGATTTTAAAAATTCCGTAAagaaatcaaactgttttatacattgtaggtatactggtaAGCATTTCTCCAAGACTGAgagcccacaacacacacacacacagtgactagctagctagctagctagctactaccacagtgtgtgggTACTACTGCCGCGCAAAATCAAGTCATGGACAGAGGAAAAAATGATGTAAGGACATCGTTAAATCCCAGTATATTCCTAAggttctgcttccagtgtggaaagatggcggcgcgtattcacatttgtggcgacctcatccagtactgtccacgcagtgtctttgtccacatctgtgtccaagttttgtcttcatttgatggctgggagagctggcactggatcgactgggatagcggggcaggctaagctaactgctagcccatgcagaccggcatttccGATAACATCCAGGAAGTCTGgcaacggcctcacctggcattaacTGTggtgtgtttttgatgtcgttgtgaggagtgcggggaggtgtgtcgagggtgtctggctgggagagctgggtttGCTCGGctaggagagcggggcaggctaagctaactgctagcccatgcagaccagcatttCCGATAACAcccagggcggtctggcagcagcctcacctggcattgactggtgtgtttttgatgtcgtcgtgtggagtgcggggaggtgtgtcgagggtgtctggctgggagagatggcgatgcatcggctgggagagcttggtccgcttcgtccggtgggcccggggaccacggcccttccaCCTCGGGCGGtctgaagcggggcgggctaagctaactgctagcccatgcagaccggcggttctgacagtcatcctggctggcgttcgttcccttggacagtgattttttttgtttagtatggacatatgtgttagtttgggtatgtgtgttgttgtagtttttggatgtgtttttgtctttgtgttgtatcgctgtgggctgggggaaatggcatttcgtttcatttcatgtatgcaggtgcatgaagtgaaatgacaaataaagtgttcctgattcctgattatatcGGAGTGGTTAGTTGTCAATCTGTGTTCTCACACAAAAACTCTGTGTCCTCTGCTCCCCGCAAGTGATTTTGTGTCAGGTGACATTGTGTTGATGGCAGATGTTGGGCCTTGTGGAGcgtttatcagttcatctggttgcctttaCACTATCCATGTAAATGTTATTTTTGTACGCTTTTGTAGTTATGGTtagactctctctccacctccctacactcATATTTTGAGTGTAATTTATTAGccaaaaaaaagagacaaaacgcacaataaacaaagttacAGATGAATCTGACTGATGACagcagcattattattattagatatcGTGACAATATCGTGAATTCGCTTGGCCACGATAATCGTGTCGTGAAATTCTGATATCCTGACAACCCTACTTCAGGACCTCAGCGTTAAACACAGAATACCAAAcatttctttctgtttttctgtcttgtctgtctctccctcgctctctccgtctgtctgtctatctctccgtctctcccaccTCTCGGACCTGTAGCGGGCCTGTTGGCGGAGGCCCTCCTCGATACTGGAGCTGAGTGCCTCCTTGTTGTGCAGCCGGCTGAGCCGCTCCAGAACCCGGTCCTGATGCGCCTCGTACTCGTCCCGGCTCGGGTAGATCTTGGAGATCAGCGCATCGAAATTGGAGTCACGGCGCAAGGAGCGCCTGGACACCAACTTCTTCCTGCAGGTCGGACACTCTTTgttcctgttgggggggggggggacagaagagACAAGGGGGGGTGTGTGGGAGAGAACAGGGGGAAGAAGAGAATGGAAAATCCATGGTTTAAGAATCAGATTTCTTTTCTCTGTGTTTCCATTAGTGGTGTGGAAATGTCTCGATTCTACGATGCATCACAATGCGCGTGTGGACAATTCTgcgtcataactgcacaaaattaTAGCCTACTAATGCTGACTGTTGATTTTCCGATCAGATACCGTCATAGTTCCTAACAttaacgatgccgactagcgatccggcggcgttacaCCCATGACCCACCGGGCAGTGTCCGGGAAAACCAACAGAGATCCTGCAATACTGCAATAACGAAGACCCGTCTTTATGCCAGCTTTGTTTTTcacactgaaccaaacaaaggtAGCATAATGCCGCCCCAGTGTGTGACTTTACATAGCACGTCAGCGTTCCGGAGGCAGAGGCGGCGTGACGTGTAACACAACAGCATTGGCTGTCCTGTCAGCTGACCCTTTTATAAATCCGTCGATTCGGCTCTGTGACTACCTCTGCTGCTGGCTTAATGCTGGAacaacaataccccccccccccccactccgtgTTCATACCTTTTACAGAGCGGCGAGGCGGATTAATGCCGCAACGTTCCCgccttgaaaaggctgtgtaaaGAGCCCTTTTAAATTCCAGGGGAAGTATGGCTGAAAAGCTGTAACTTAAAGGAactgacggaagggcaccaccggGAGTGGCGCCTGCGGCTTAACtcgactcaacacgggaaatctcacccggcccggacacagAAGGCGCTGACAGATTGAtcgctctttctcgattctgtgggtggcgGTGCATGGCCATTCCTAGCTGGTGGAGTGATTTTTCTGGTTAactccgataacgaacgagactccggcatgctaactagttactaCGGGTGGGACaatactggatcgaattccgaaTCGTTCCGATACGGTCTTCAtggtggctctctccatctggccacttaatcatcccccccatataattggctcagtgattcctccctctacacctaaagctgatgtgtggtgagcgttcaaggcgcaaaatggctgccgtgcatcacccaggtggtgccacATATTGGCGGTGGTTGAGGTgacttacccccttcaatgtgaagcgctttgggtgtctagaaaagcaatATATAAATGCAgtgtttattattatcatatttgAAAGCACTTTCTAAATAAAAAGGGAGATCAGATTTATCTGatccggccatcagacctctggagcttgttcagaaagctgcagctcgtctggtgttcaaccgccctaagttctcccacacaactccccttctcatgtccctacactggcccccaggagctgctcacatccagtttaagactctggtgctagcctacagggcagtgaaaggaacagctccttcctatctccaggccatggtcaagccctacacccccgcccgaccacttcgctctgctgcctcgggacgcctggttgccccgtcgctcagaggcccctgctgccgatcgacccggtcccggctctgttctgtcctggcaccacacagtggtggaatgaactccccactgatgtcaggacagcggagtcgcttcccatctttcggcgcaggttgaaaactcacctcttcaagaaccactaccctgttacttgttctttgcacttattgtattcactcattaaaaaaaaatctctttcttgcactttcactttagcactggttttgctcttagatgcttgtttagagagcttatgacctctgatgactagtagttctcctgatttcctacgttaaatgatgcacttattgtaagtcgctttggataaaagcgtcggctaaatgactgtaatgtcatgtaatctgACTGCTCGTATTACTGACGAAAAAGTAGCCATGTGCAGTAATATAGAAAATTGAGGATGAGATGCATCGAGCAGACAAATCGTTGACAGGTGAATCGTAATGGCATCATGAGGCCAGCGAAGATTCACGCCTCTAGTTTCCATACACTTGTGTCTAACAGTATGTTACTTCATTAAAACAGGTGGTTTTAAAGGACGATTCCGCTGATTTTCGACCTTATGCCCGTGTATTAATCGTAGTGGTGGCCTCTTTACAACATACACAATACTTGTCAATGTTGTCTGTATCGCCGTAGCCCGCCATAGCAAACTGGCTTTTTTCTGTCGATGGTTGAAGTCAGCAGATGTCAGAGGAACTACCAGGTTAACTGACTGAAATGTCATTTTGTAATCTCCACCGCTGAGAAACTCtcgtgcaatgcattctggtacatgcagGCAATGTAGAACAGCTCTCTTAGCAAGAGAACATCGATTTCTGACAAACTGAATTgccagtgtagcggtctattccgttgcctaccaacacggggattgctggttcgaatccccacgttacctccggcttggtcgggcgtccctccagacacaattggccgtgtctgtgggtgggaagccggacgtgggtatgtgtcctggtcgctgcatctcctctggtcagtcggggcgcctgttcgggggggaggggggaactggggggaatagcgtgatcctcccacgcgctacgtccccctggcgaaactcatcactgtcaggtgaaaagaagcggctggcgactccacatgtatcggaggaggcatgtggtagtccgcagcgctccccagatcagcagagggggtggagcagcgaccgggatggctcggaagagtggggtaattgggaagaaaaggggggggagaccccccccccaaaaaaactgaaTTGCACTGAGGCAGCTTATAGTTTCAAATAACTAGACAGACCAGCAGCACTTAGTGGATCTGCTTATTATCATCGGCAAAAACGTCCCTTTGACAGAGTAACTTGAGTCATCACAGACAGGCTTCAACCTGGTTGGCCATCGCGATTTTCCCCAACTATTTGTAACTTTGGATAGTATTCTGTAAAAAATGGAATAGGGCATTAAACTAGCTTTCCTGTATTAAAACTATAGAgtgtactgtgtttgtgtgtgtctgtagtgtgtgtATGCTCACCCGGACCGCAGTGCGGTGACGATACAGTCGGAGCAGAAGCGGTGGAGACACTCCTTGGTTGTCATGGTGTTTTTTAACATGTCCAGACAGATGGGACACATCAGCTCACTGTGCAGCGCCCTGGGAGACACCGCCACCTCTGTCCCGTCCATTATGGCCtcctgtacacacagacagatggacagacagacagacagacagacagacagacagacagacagacagacaggtcaaACTCAGGCAGTGAAAATCTTCTCTATaggtaaatccatccatccatccatccattatccaaacagcttatcctgctctcaggctcagcggggtgctggagtctatccaagcagtcattgggcggtaggcggggagacaccctggacaggctgacaggctatcacagggcccacacacacacacaaacatccgcacctagggacaacatagtatggccgattcacctttggactgtgggagggaaccggagcatgcggaggaaacccacaccgacatggggggaacatgcaaacgccacacagaggacgacctgggacgacccctaaggttggactacccacatccggcttcccacccgcagacacggccaattgtgtatgtagggacgcccgaccaaaccggaggtaacacagggaatcgaaccggcgatccctgtgttggtaggtagcaacggaatagaccgctacactacccggacgcctccgaTAGACGTTTAACACCAAACACACTAATTAAGGTGATATAAGTAGACATGTGTACATGGAAGTCTATTGTTATCGGTTGCTTCTTTGAGAAAGGCTTATATAGTTTACTAACAGACaagtttgtgcatgcatgcacgcgcgcgcgcgcacacacacacacacacacacacacacacacacacacacacacacacacttttacctgAGGGCTTCGGTGTAGCTCATACAAGCTTAACTCCCAGTTTTTACTGGGGCTCTGGATGTTCACTGGGACCGCCATGTCtctagagaacacacacacacacacacacacacacacacacacacacacacacacacacacacacacacacacacacacacacagatattactCATCATTCTTCTTGTCATCACTTGTGACATCTCTAGGTAAATATTCTCATTCAGTGCACCTCGCAGTCATGAAGCACTTTCGTAGTGTTCATTTTTAAACGCATGACCACATCGCCTCCTCTGCCCGCTCGGCACCCATTTGCCACTGGTTCGGGTGAAAAGATGGGACTGTGTCTGATGGCTGCTATCGACAGTTACATTTcactcatttagcagacacaGACAAGAGATTCAGcagcccagccactgaggatgcacaagccagggcattcctggtgccggtcccaagcccggataaatggggagggttgcgtcaggaagggcatccggcgtaaaacctttgccaaatcaaatatgtggatcataaatcccatttccatactggatcggtcgaggcccgggttaccaatgactgccactggtactgttggccagcaggtagCCGATGGAAACTATGCAACTGTCgggcgaaggagaagaagagggggaaggcatgtccagaggcggtgggagaggaggaagggtgggagtgtggaggtgagagtcagaactttgaatgttggcactatgactggtaaagggagagagctggctgatatgatggagagaaggaaggtaggtatactgtgtgcgcAAGAGACCATGTGGAAGGGGAGAAAGGCCAGGAGCAtctgaggtgggttcaaactcttctaccatggtgcgaacgggaggagaaatgggggtaggggtaattctgaaggaagagtatgtcaagagtgtgttggagatgaagagtgtcagacagagtgatgagtatgaagctggaaatcgaaggtgtgttgatgaatgttatcagcgcatatgccccgcaagttgggtgtgagatggacgagaaagaataattctggagtgagttggatgaagttgtGGAGAGGGTACCAacggaggagagagtggtgattggagcggacttcaacaggcatgttggtgaaaggaacagaggtgatgggtaggtatggtgccaaggagaagaatgtggaagaacagatggtggtggattttgtgaaaggggtggaaatggctgtggcgaaTACATAAAGAGgtgggaacacagggtgacgtacaagagtggaggaaagtgacaggtggactatatcttatgcagggggtacgatctgaaagagattggagactgcaaggtggtgacaggggagaacgtagctaggcagcatcggatggtggtctgtaagaggacttcggagaccaagaagaggaagagagtgaaggcagagccaaggatcaagtgGTGgaggctgaagaaggaagactggtgtgtggagttcaggcaggagttaagacaggcactgggcggtagtgaagagttgccggatggctgggcaaccactgcaaaaatagtgagggagacggctaggaaggtacttggtgtgtaaaTCAAAATATCATGTTAAAGCTAACACATATTTGCTGTTTGTCACATGTAGTAGACCATTTTTGTGCTGGCAGGTAATGCCGGCCCTTTCCGCCGTCTACCACCTGTGGGAAacactgtatttatttttttttactatgttctgtaaggtgtccttgagtgttttgaaaggcgcccacaaataaaatgcactattattattatagtagTGCTATATGAAGTAGaaatactagtagtagcagtagatttgCTACATAGTATTCACATCATAATAACAGTGCTATATAGCATAGTAGTAGCTGTACATCTGCTAAACAGAAAGCATTACAGTAAGTAGTAGTGCATTTGGTACACAGTACTCACATAAAAGGCAGTGGTAATACATCTGCTATATAGATATAACACAGTAGTACTATATGACATAGTAGACATAGTCCATTTGCTGCATAGCAAtaaatagcagtagtagtggtggtgtatTAGCGACACAGTAATTGTATTATAGTACTTTTATGCGATGGCGGAGAAGTAGTAGTCTATTCGCTGCATAGTAATCGTATCATAGCaggaagcagtagtagtagtaattctaTTAGTGCATTTGCTACATGGCAATCACGTCGCAATACTTCAGTACGGAGTAGCAGTATACATGCTCCTCAGTAATCATATCATAACCAATAGCACATGTAACGCAGTCATGTATATTCAGTAGACGTGtcttagaccagtggttctcaacctttttggggtcctggaccccctgcgtattttcgatctaccctgaggacccctccacctgatcttgggggaggggggttgcaatttgatagaaacagtagaagctgcattttaaattgcattatagcatttattcactctttggggcaaaaataagagctttcagttgtaacttagatatagttaacaaaacagaattcttatgcagtaactttcagatatatgtaacaaaacagaatttttatgcagtaacttttaacaatgcaaacgggagcgagatctcttattaaaatacaataaattacacttgtgaaacagatgtaattagagaaaaaagtcctgttaccctttatagtctaggtagataaaggtctcagtcacattcgaGTAAAatgatcctatttctataaatgtcataggatcttttttttttaaaagatattttattttcacggaccccttgcaattacaccacggaccactaggggtccgcggacccccggttgagaaacactgtgacTTAGACCACCTATAGGTGGTCAGCGGGAGAATCGAAGTGCACGGTAGATCAATGTCGCCACATATGACGTTATACATATCGGTATGACGTCACCGCAAGAGCATAAAATGACATCACCGGGCAACGTGCAGCTGGAAGGAGACGGCGACACGACGGAGGACGCTAGCGGGCGGCGGCGTTAGTCAGAAATCCCGACAACACGACCTCCATCACGAACAGGAAGCCGGGGAGAGACGACGCTGGAAACAATCACTCCCCTCCTGCTGTGGCGGGCGGGCGACGTGCGTCGCTGGGTGGGTGTAATTCAAACAGACGGGGTACTGGTCTCCATTGCTGACAGCCGCAAAACGCACCAGAGGGGCGACGATTCGGCTAACTTACCCCGCGAGCTCCTCGCGCGCACCGTCCGCGCGGAAACCCGCGCGTCTCGACAAACGACCCCCTCTCCGAGCGGCGACGGCCGCGACGCCGCAACTGTCGctcaggcggcggcggcggcagcagaagACATGACGAAGATCAGGAACGCAACATCTGCAAAGCGCCCAACCGCGGCCACCTTCCCCCCCCTCCCACCGGAAACGCTCCGTCCGCCGTCCCCACGTCGCCGGCCGGGAAACGGCGCCCCCTGGCGACCCGCCCCGGCGCCCGGATTCGTCGCTCGCTTGTTGTGCGGACGCGCTCACCGTCGAGAGTTGCGGGTTGAAGTTACCCTGTTAGTTTTTCACAAGCTTTACCAGCGTGGTGTATTTGAACAAGGAGTGCGTTACTCGGTGCGACGGCTAGGTGGCACTGTAACTTTGCGGTTGCGTTACTGTGTTTGTATCGAGACCgccgaattaaaaaaaaacgtcGTCGACTGACTACACATGGCTTCCAACCACATCATATATTGCGACCGGGCCCGACTCCGGTGCCGTTAGAAGACACGGCCCGGCTGCGAAAGGCGGATTCAAACTCACAGCTGGCTGGCAACGctctcaagcccccccccccagagtgctTCAGATCACACCTAATATCCCCGGCTGCTCTGCTGTTTTGTGTAGTTTTTCAACATCTCTTCCATTCACATTAACGTTGACCCTGCGAGATAACaacgaaaaagaaaaagagtaatTAAGACCTATCAAATAATAGGTAAACTACTTTGcagtctactcatatattttcggaatgtgtgtgtgtgtgtgtggtgttagtgtggatagcgggaccgaaaactaaagcacttatgatcctaattctttctggaggtggtaggtattgtctcagagagtaaggggggaaagcccagacaattaaaattatgcataattacgcataaatatgcaaaatatgcatttttctaaaaatggctaaaaaccaccttttctcggcgtttcagatgattctgagcatatttgattttttttcgcctatataatttttttttctgggacttagaaatgttttggcattatgcaaaatatatgcatttttgcaaaaatgcacttatgatcctcatttttttgggaggtggtaagcattgttccagagaggaccagaaaaatagcagaaaattaaaataattatgcataattatgcgaaATATGCAttctctaaaaatggctaaaaaccacttttatcggcatttcagatgattctgagcatctttgatttttttcacctgcataaaaaaatttctgggacaaatgttttggcattatgcaaaatatatgcatttttgcaaaaatgcacttgtgatcctcattttttttgggaggtggtaggtattgttccagagaggaccagaaaaatagcagaaaattaaaataattataataattatgcataattatgcaaaatatgcattttctaaaaatggctaaaaaccacttttctcagcatttcagatgattctgagcatttggggggagggagttggagtgggggggggtttaggggcggggggaaggcggttagctggcaggatgaagaggagggagatttagatgggtggctaaccaaaccgctacattgtagcggggttctcctAGTAAATATTTATAAACTGGATAATGTGTTTCAGTTTACATCTCCTTCGTACAGTCTGGTGTCAGTATTGGTTTTTGTTTTATCTTCTCTTAATATGTTTGATACTGATTTTATTATGTATGAATACAAGCTATTAAAATGATCATATCTCAATGTGTTAAATGTATATCAGAACCAgagtcgtgtttattggccatgcaggtttgcacatacatggaatttgattccagtttcatggctctctcggtgtaacttaacattgaataacaacagtacaacacaacaatcttcagatagctacacaaggattgacttatattaTCCAGGTGAAATAAGAAGAGCTAAAGTGCAATGAAGTGCATCCACT
It includes:
- the LOC130128569 gene encoding E3 ubiquitin-protein ligase RING2-A-like isoform X1, with translation MAVPVNIQSPSKNWELSLYELHRSPQEAIMDGTEVAVSPRALHSELMCPICLDMLKNTMTTKECLHRFCSDCIVTALRSGNKECPTCRKKLVSRRSLRRDSNFDALISKIYPSRDEYEAHQDRVLERLSRLHNKEALSSSIEEGLRQQARYRSERSHRVRRPAQESDNTTFSGGEENGDARSHISHDSAPSHAHLPRGNASSEAGPSRKRTRMSDDGSGPEVDGGSPAPPVRRHKDGPASEIELVFRPHPHLVNTQEYSQTRYVKTTANATVDHLSKYLALRVALEERQTGGQMDGQTSTGTEGRAAGGGGEQEPRGEEGGAVVEERREESRLSDVSEKQYTIYITTTGGQFSTLNGSLTLELVNEKYWKVRKPLELYYALTKDQQQSTHQQQQQHQPHLQQPQKSPQQREG
- the LOC130128569 gene encoding E3 ubiquitin-protein ligase RING2-A-like isoform X2, translating into MAVPVNIQSPSKNWELSLYELHRSPQEAIMDGTEVAVSPRALHSELMCPICLDMLKNTMTTKECLHRFCSDCIVTALRSGNKECPTCRKKLVSRRSLRRDSNFDALISKIYPSRDEYEAHQDRVLERLSRLHNKEALSSSIEEGLRQQARYRSHRVRRPAQESDNTTFSGGEENGDARSHISHDSAPSHAHLPRGNASSEAGPSRKRTRMSDDGSGPEVDGGSPAPPVRRHKDGPASEIELVFRPHPHLVNTQEYSQTRYVKTTANATVDHLSKYLALRVALEERQTGGQMDGQTSTGTEGRAAGGGGEQEPRGEEGGAVVEERREESRLSDVSEKQYTIYITTTGGQFSTLNGSLTLELVNEKYWKVRKPLELYYALTKDQQQSTHQQQQQHQPHLQQPQKSPQQREG